Proteins from a single region of Sinorhizobium meliloti:
- a CDS encoding site-specific integrase, producing the protein MTIVPSTPIASRAEELDALDAILPFDRRDQLAALLTDDDVATLKHLAQEGMGENTLRALASDLGYLEAWCRLATGDPLPWPAQEPLLLKFVAHHLWDPVKRAEDAAHGMPADVEAGLRAERLLRSPGPHAPGTVQRRLTSWSILTRWRGLTGAFAAPSLKSTLRLAVRASARPRQRKSKKAVTVDILAKLLQACAGDRLVDLRDHALLLTAFASGGRRRSEVAALRVEDLTDEEPVRADPSDKNSPPLPCLSIRLGRTKTTTADENEHVLLIGRPVTALKTWLAEAQIKDGPVFRRIDQWGNIDRRALTPQSVNLILKARCEQAGLDSALFSAHGLRSGYLTEAANRGIPLPEAMQQSLHKSVTQAASYYNNAERKNGRAARLIV; encoded by the coding sequence ATGACGATCGTGCCATCGACACCCATTGCCAGCCGCGCCGAAGAACTCGACGCGCTCGACGCCATCCTGCCCTTCGACCGCCGCGACCAGCTCGCCGCGCTGCTGACCGACGACGATGTCGCCACACTCAAACACCTGGCGCAGGAGGGCATGGGCGAGAATACGCTACGGGCGCTGGCCTCCGACCTCGGTTACCTCGAGGCCTGGTGCCGCCTCGCCACCGGTGACCCCCTCCCCTGGCCGGCGCAGGAACCGCTGCTGCTGAAGTTCGTCGCCCATCATCTCTGGGACCCGGTCAAGCGCGCCGAGGACGCGGCCCACGGTATGCCGGCCGACGTCGAGGCGGGACTGCGCGCCGAACGCCTGCTCCGATCCCCCGGACCGCACGCGCCGGGCACGGTCCAACGACGGCTGACCTCCTGGTCGATCCTGACGCGCTGGCGCGGTTTGACCGGCGCCTTCGCCGCACCGTCGCTCAAATCCACCCTGCGCCTCGCGGTGCGCGCCAGCGCCCGGCCGCGCCAGCGCAAGAGCAAGAAGGCGGTGACCGTCGATATCCTGGCAAAGCTGCTGCAGGCCTGTGCTGGCGATCGGCTGGTTGACCTCCGCGATCACGCGCTGCTCCTCACCGCCTTTGCCTCCGGCGGCCGCCGCCGCTCGGAGGTAGCGGCGTTGCGCGTCGAGGACCTGACCGACGAGGAACCGGTCCGCGCGGATCCCTCCGACAAGAACTCCCCTCCCCTGCCCTGTCTGTCGATCCGCCTCGGCCGCACCAAGACGACGACCGCCGATGAGAACGAACATGTGCTGTTGATCGGCCGCCCGGTCACAGCCTTGAAAACTTGGCTGGCTGAAGCGCAAATCAAGGACGGGCCGGTGTTCCGGCGCATCGATCAGTGGGGCAACATCGACCGGCGGGCGCTGACGCCGCAGTCTGTCAATCTGATCCTGAAAGCACGCTGTGAACAGGCCGGCCTTGATTCGGCGCTGTTTTCGGCCCATGGGCTGAGATCCGGCTATCTGACCGAGGCTGCCAACCGCGGCATCCCTCTGCCAGAGGCGATGCAGCAGTCGCTGCACAAGTCGGTGACCCAGGCGGCCAGCTATTACAACAATGCGGAACGAAAGAATGGACGAGCGGCCCGGCTGATCGTCTAA